One stretch of Roseovarius mucosus DNA includes these proteins:
- a CDS encoding enoyl-CoA hydratase, whose translation MQKSDILLCDLDGAGILRLTLNDVGRRNALSEAMLAELGRVFREAGNDPAVRVIILAANGPAFCAGHDLKEMTAGRANPDRGRAYFTTVMALCSGVMQSIVTCPKPVIAEVTGIATAAGCQLVASCDLAVAAETAQFSTPGVHIGLFCSTPMVALSRNVAGKHAMELLLTGDMIPAPRAAEMGLINHAVSPEDLQAATMAMARKIASKSSMTLATGKRAFYAQREMTLSDAYAYASAVMVDNMLAHDAQEGIGAFIEKRAPQWQDA comes from the coding sequence ATGCAGAAAAGCGACATCCTTCTTTGTGACCTCGACGGCGCAGGTATCCTGCGCCTGACGCTCAATGACGTGGGACGGCGCAATGCGCTGTCCGAGGCGATGCTGGCGGAACTGGGTCGGGTCTTTCGAGAGGCCGGGAATGATCCTGCGGTGCGGGTCATCATTTTGGCGGCAAACGGGCCCGCGTTCTGCGCGGGCCACGATCTCAAGGAAATGACGGCTGGGCGCGCCAACCCTGACCGGGGGCGCGCCTATTTCACCACGGTGATGGCACTTTGTTCCGGCGTGATGCAATCCATCGTCACTTGCCCCAAGCCGGTGATTGCCGAGGTGACAGGCATCGCCACCGCTGCGGGATGTCAGTTGGTCGCAAGCTGCGATCTGGCGGTTGCGGCGGAAACCGCCCAATTCAGCACGCCCGGCGTGCATATCGGCCTTTTCTGCTCGACACCGATGGTGGCCTTGTCGCGCAATGTGGCGGGCAAACATGCGATGGAACTGTTGCTCACCGGCGATATGATCCCGGCACCGCGGGCGGCGGAAATGGGCCTCATCAACCATGCGGTTTCCCCCGAGGACTTGCAGGCCGCTACGATGGCCATGGCCCGCAAGATCGCGTCGAAATCAAGCATGACCCTCGCGACCGGCAAGCGCGCCTTTTACGCACAGCGCGAGATGACCCTTTCGGATGCCTATGCCTATGCCTCTGCCGTGATGGTGGACAATATGCTGGCGCACGACGCCCAAGAGGGCATCGGTGCCTTTATCGAGAAACGCGCCCCCCAATGGCAGGATGCCTGA
- a CDS encoding OsmC family protein: MSDLAIELHWQRAEPVLHTGKYSNAHTVQFNNHHDVQVDAAPDWGGDPAHTNPEQALASALSSCHMMTFLALAAKAGWPVASYHDYAVAHLGKNPKGQMSVTRIDLHPVVRFDTGFTVDDTHLAEMQDRAHRYCFIANTLAESVEINIL, from the coding sequence ATGTCTGACCTCGCAATCGAGCTGCATTGGCAGCGCGCCGAACCTGTGCTGCACACCGGCAAATACTCCAACGCCCATACCGTGCAGTTCAACAACCACCATGATGTGCAAGTGGATGCCGCCCCGGATTGGGGCGGCGATCCCGCCCACACCAATCCTGAACAGGCGCTCGCCTCGGCGCTGTCCAGTTGCCACATGATGACCTTTCTGGCGCTCGCGGCCAAGGCCGGCTGGCCAGTCGCGAGCTATCATGACTATGCCGTGGCCCATCTGGGCAAAAATCCCAAGGGACAGATGTCGGTCACGCGCATTGATTTGCATCCGGTGGTTCGGTTCGACACCGGCTTTACTGTGGATGACACGCACTTGGCCGAAATGCAGGACCGCGCGCACCGCTACTGCTTTATCGCCAACACGCTCGCCGAAAGCGTGGAGATCAACATTCTCTGA